The window CAGCGTCACTTCGCAGCCCTGCGCGAAATCGCGGATGAGCGCCTTGGTGTATTCGCGCTTGACGGTGCCCTTGGTGCCGAGCACGGAGACGCGTTTTGTTCTTGATTGCGCGCAGGCCGGCTTGATCGCCGGCACGGTGCCGACAAAGGGCACTTCATACCGCTCACGAAGATGCGACATGACGAGCGTGGAAGCGGTGTTGCAGGCGACCACTACCAGATCGGGGGCGTGCTTCTCGATCAACTTGCCGATCAGCGGCACCACGCGCGCGATGATCCCTTCCTCGCTGTGATGGCCGTAGGGAAAGAACGCATCGTCGGCGACATAGACATAGTGAGCATCCGGCCGCGCGGCCACGATCTCGCGCAAGACCGTGAGCCCGCCCAGGCCGGAATCGAATACCAGTATCGTCGGAGGTGATGCCACAGCTAGCGACCTTAGCCGATCCGCGGTTACCATTCAGTTGTTATCGCAGGTCCCGTGCCATCGCGGGGCCCGCTGTCGGATCAGCTTTCCCCGAACACGCGCTTGAAGATCGTATCGACATGCTTGAGGTGATAGCCGAGGTCGAACTGTTCTTCGATCTCGGCGTCGCTGAGATATCTTTTTACGTCCACGTCTTTTTTCAACAGCGTCTGGAAATCGCCTTCGCCGCGCCACACCGGCATCGCGTTGCGCTGCACGAGTTTGTAGGCGTCCTCGCGGCTAGCGCCTTTTTGGGTCAGCGCGATCAGAAGCCGCTGCGAATGAACGAGGCCACCGAGACGATCGAGGTTTTTCAGCATGTTTTCGGGGTAGATCAACAGTCTGTCGATCAGCCCCGCGAGGCGATTGAGCGCGAAATCGAGCGTCACCGTGGCGTCCGGCGCGATCATGCGCTCGGCGGAGGAATGCGAGATATCGCGCTCGTGCCAGAGTACGACGTTCTCCATCGCCGGCACCACATACGCGCGCACCATGCGCGACAACCCGGTGAGATTTTCCGACAATACCGGGTTGCGCTTGTGCGGCATCGCCGACGAACCCTTTTGCCCTTCGGAAAAAAACTCTTCGGATTCCAGCACTTCGGTGCGCTGCAGATGCCTGATTTCGGTAGCGAGCCGCTCGACCGAGGAGGCGATGACCCCAAGCGTTGCAAAATACATCGCGTGGCGGTCGCGCGGGATCACCTGGGTCGAGATCGGCTCCGGAACGAGACCCATCGCTTTCGCAACGTGCTCCTCCACGCGCGGATCGATCTGCGCAAAGGTGCCGACCGCGCCCGAGATCGCGCATGTCGCGACTTCCTTGCGGGCCGCGACCAGCCGTTCGCGGGCGCGGGAAAATTCCGCGTAGGCGTAAGCGAGTTTCAGGCCGAAGGTGACGGGCTCGGCATGAATGCCGTGCGAGCGGCCGATGGTAGGCGTCATCTTGTGCTCGAAGGCGCGCTTCTTCAGCGCCGCCAAAACCTTGTCGATGTCGTCGACCAGGAGATCGGCGGCGCGGGTCAGCTGTACGTTGAGGCAGGTGTCGAGCACGTCCGACGAGGTCATGCCCTGGTGCACGAAGCGCGCCTCGGGGCCGACGATCTCGGCCAGATGGGTCAGGAAGGCGATGACGTCGTGCTTGGTCTCGCGCTCGATCTCGTCGATCCGCGCCACGTCGAAAACGACGTCGCGGGCCTTGGCCCAGACGGTTTTCGCGGCTTCCTTCGGGATGACGCCGAGTTCCGCCTGCGCATCGGCCGCATGCGCCTCGATCTCGAACCAGATCTTGAAGCGTGTTTGCGCCTCCCAGATGGCGGCCATTTCCGGGCGGGTGTAGCGGGAAAGCATCGACGACTCTTCGGGCATAAGGGGGATTACGACGCGCTTTAGCAGATGGGCGGGGGTGAGACAAACGCTCGGGGTCCCCCGGGGAAGGGTGCTCGTGTCGACGGCCTCCCGGTGAGAGTTGCCCTGTCAATCACGAGATATTGACTGACAGATATTGAAATCTGTTAGTCCCTAGTGTATATCCCATTCCGACGCGCTTGCTGAGGCGTCGCTCGGGGTCACTGGCCGGTCTGGCACGGCCCCGGGACTTGGAAGAGGACTTCGCCATGACTATGGAAATCTTGTATCTTACCGCACAGGTTCAACGGTGGCTCAACAGGCAGGTGGCCCGCCACCTGGCCGCGCAAGCCGCACGGTTAGCCCGCTAACCGGACCCCGACAGCGAGACGCAGACGGTGAACGCATGAACGAGAACGTGGTTCTGACCCCGGAGCGCATTCTTGAGGCTACCGAGGACGTTCTGCGCCGCTTCGGGTTGGCGAAAGCTACTGTCGTCGATGTCGCCCGCGCGCTCGATGTCAGCCATGGCAGCGTCTACCGTCATTTTCCGAGCAAGGCATCGCTCCGCGAAGCCGTGGCAAAACGCTGGCTCGACCGTGTCGACGTCCCGCTTCGGGAGATCGCGGAAGGATCGGGGCCTGCGACCGCCCGGCTGGAGCGCTGGCTGCGCGCGTTGTTTGCCGCCAAATATAAAAGGGTATGCGAAGATCCCGAGATGTTCGCAACCTATTTGACGCTGGCGCGCGATGCGTGTGCCGCTGTGAAGGCGCACAAGGACGGTCTGGTCGATCAGATCGCGCATATTTTGTCCGACGGCGTCAAAGAGGGCGCCTTCGATGTCGGCGACGTCAAGGCCACGGCGCGCGCGGTGTTCGACGCCACCATCCGCTTCCATCACCCCGCCCATTCCGAGGAATGGTGCGATCCGGCGACGCCGGCGCGGATCGACGCCGTGCTGACGCTGTTGTTCAAAGGCCTGGAAGCGCCGCGTAAGCGCTAAACACCCTCTCCGCACGCTCCAGCTATTTTGAGATCCATCAAATCAGGCGCAGACTCGGCCGATATCGTTGGCGGCGGAGGAAACCGTGCTGCTGGCTGTGTTTACCGATATCCATGCCAACCGGCAGGCGTTTAGCGCGTGCCTCGATTTCGCACGCGCCCGCGGCGCGGAACGGATGATTTTTCTCGGCGATTACGTCGGATATGGCGGCGATCCGGAATGGACGGTCGACACCGTGATGGACCTCGTCGAGCACGGCGCCATCGCGGTGCGCGGCAACCATGATAGTGCCATCGGGACGGCGACGGCATCGATGAACGCCGAAGCCCAGGCCGCGATCGAGTGGACGCGCGGCCGGCTCAGCACGATGCAGCGGCGCTTTCTGGCGGAGCTGCCGCTCGCATTGCACGAGGATGACCGTCTCTACGTGCATGCCGAAGCCAGCAATCCCCAGAGATGGCGCTATGTCCAGGATACTTCGGATGCCGCGCGCAGCCTGGCTGCGACCGAAGCAAAGATCACGTTCTGCGGACACATCCATTGTCCGGCGCTCTATTCAATGTCGGCGGTCGCGAAGCTGACGAGCTTTGTGCCGACATCGGGCATCCCGGTGCAGCTGCTTTCCGGGCGGCGCTGGCTCGCCGTGCTCGGCGCGGTCGGGCAGCCGCGCGACGGCAATCCAGCGGCCTCGTTTGCGATGTTCGATACTGTTTCCAGGGAAATCACCTATTGCCGCGTGCCCTACGATGTCGAGGCGGCGGCGAAGCGGATTCGCGAAAACGGCCTGCCCCTGTGGCTCGCCGATCGCCTGTCCGCCGGCAGGTGAGCGATGGGGAAATCTTCGGTCCAACCCGGCGCCATCATCGACGGTTTCACTGTCGGCGAGTGCGTCCATAGCGGC is drawn from Bradyrhizobium lablabi and contains these coding sequences:
- a CDS encoding metallophosphoesterase family protein, translated to MLLAVFTDIHANRQAFSACLDFARARGAERMIFLGDYVGYGGDPEWTVDTVMDLVEHGAIAVRGNHDSAIGTATASMNAEAQAAIEWTRGRLSTMQRRFLAELPLALHEDDRLYVHAEASNPQRWRYVQDTSDAARSLAATEAKITFCGHIHCPALYSMSAVAKLTSFVPTSGIPVQLLSGRRWLAVLGAVGQPRDGNPAASFAMFDTVSREITYCRVPYDVEAAAKRIRENGLPLWLADRLSAGR
- the purB gene encoding adenylosuccinate lyase, whose amino-acid sequence is MLSRYTRPEMAAIWEAQTRFKIWFEIEAHAADAQAELGVIPKEAAKTVWAKARDVVFDVARIDEIERETKHDVIAFLTHLAEIVGPEARFVHQGMTSSDVLDTCLNVQLTRAADLLVDDIDKVLAALKKRAFEHKMTPTIGRSHGIHAEPVTFGLKLAYAYAEFSRARERLVAARKEVATCAISGAVGTFAQIDPRVEEHVAKAMGLVPEPISTQVIPRDRHAMYFATLGVIASSVERLATEIRHLQRTEVLESEEFFSEGQKGSSAMPHKRNPVLSENLTGLSRMVRAYVVPAMENVVLWHERDISHSSAERMIAPDATVTLDFALNRLAGLIDRLLIYPENMLKNLDRLGGLVHSQRLLIALTQKGASREDAYKLVQRNAMPVWRGEGDFQTLLKKDVDVKRYLSDAEIEEQFDLGYHLKHVDTIFKRVFGES
- the murI gene encoding glutamate racemase: MASPPTILVFDSGLGGLTVLREIVAARPDAHYVYVADDAFFPYGHHSEEGIIARVVPLIGKLIEKHAPDLVVVACNTASTLVMSHLRERYEVPFVGTVPAIKPACAQSRTKRVSVLGTKGTVKREYTKALIRDFAQGCEVTLVGSGELASLAEAALSGVEVSDIEIAAELKPCFVGDGERDPARTDTVVLACTHYPLLMDRLVALAPWPVDWIDPAPAIARRVSDLLKTPIGDADRVGAEMIFTSRRPHTLSRALMPFFGGRVRA
- a CDS encoding TetR family transcriptional regulator, with the protein product MNENVVLTPERILEATEDVLRRFGLAKATVVDVARALDVSHGSVYRHFPSKASLREAVAKRWLDRVDVPLREIAEGSGPATARLERWLRALFAAKYKRVCEDPEMFATYLTLARDACAAVKAHKDGLVDQIAHILSDGVKEGAFDVGDVKATARAVFDATIRFHHPAHSEEWCDPATPARIDAVLTLLFKGLEAPRKR